In Planktothrix tepida PCC 9214, a genomic segment contains:
- a CDS encoding FAD-dependent oxidoreductase codes for MLTDKSGCRNVVIVGGGPSGLAIALMLAKRGWTEITVLEKRKTADYYEPDKAFNYQIDGRGQKLLDWLGLTPNLAEISVSSQEFYLTLIQPNGKRKTIKLPFINPNRKTAYWLPRRTFVSLLYEEIERNWQQQITVLFEAKCIELKQKQEQLQVIVESKNSELMSFTPGFVVGCDGLNSIVRQTLNDWEKPDHHRFEMQYFPSASSGLRYQVLTLPPQFPLSNQLDDQSVCTMAYAIRGKTVEGQKKISLGLLPMKNPDEPRTANIITYPNHKIWTLKTNEELYRFLEQSFPQLSIRDIISESEITRFVNSQGGVFPVPQFCSGLHFLLKSDQTFSAILLLGDAVHCFPPDIGQGVNSALEDVYILQQVLEETQDDLLLALPLYEARRSGDIEALIHLAQTTFPWQYNQNWFRRKLWDINFLIGLLLNRFLPFFFSPPAFLMIQDYQLSYQEIWHQNQRTNQRLFIFSVTLLGILFVLGFSFNV; via the coding sequence ATGTTAACTGATAAATCTGGATGTCGAAATGTTGTAATTGTTGGGGGCGGCCCATCGGGATTGGCGATCGCTTTAATGTTAGCAAAACGGGGCTGGACAGAAATTACTGTTTTAGAAAAACGAAAAACGGCTGACTATTACGAACCCGATAAAGCGTTTAACTATCAAATTGATGGTCGAGGTCAAAAATTATTAGATTGGCTGGGATTAACTCCAAATTTAGCAGAAATAAGTGTTTCCAGCCAAGAATTTTACTTAACGTTAATTCAACCCAATGGAAAGCGAAAAACGATAAAATTACCCTTTATTAATCCTAATCGAAAAACAGCTTATTGGTTGCCTCGAAGAACCTTTGTTTCTCTACTTTATGAAGAAATTGAACGCAATTGGCAACAGCAAATCACCGTTTTATTTGAAGCAAAATGTATTGAATTAAAGCAAAAACAGGAACAATTGCAGGTAATTGTTGAATCAAAAAATAGTGAATTAATGAGTTTTACACCTGGTTTTGTAGTTGGTTGTGATGGTTTAAATTCTATTGTTCGTCAAACCCTAAACGACTGGGAAAAACCTGATCATCATCGCTTTGAAATGCAGTATTTTCCCTCCGCTAGTTCAGGACTGCGCTATCAAGTATTAACCTTACCGCCTCAATTTCCGCTTTCAAACCAACTAGATGATCAATCTGTTTGTACCATGGCTTATGCAATTCGGGGTAAAACCGTAGAAGGTCAGAAGAAAATTTCTTTGGGTTTATTACCCATGAAAAATCCCGATGAACCTCGAACCGCTAATATTATTACTTATCCTAATCATAAAATTTGGACTTTAAAAACGAATGAAGAATTATATCGCTTTTTAGAACAATCTTTCCCTCAATTATCCATTCGTGATATTATTTCTGAGTCTGAAATTACACGATTTGTCAACAGTCAAGGCGGTGTTTTTCCTGTTCCTCAATTTTGTTCGGGATTACACTTTTTATTGAAATCTGATCAAACTTTCTCTGCCATCCTCTTATTAGGAGATGCAGTCCATTGTTTTCCCCCCGATATTGGTCAAGGGGTCAACTCAGCGTTAGAAGATGTTTATATTTTACAGCAAGTTCTCGAAGAAACCCAGGATGATCTGTTATTGGCTTTACCCCTATATGAAGCTCGACGTTCTGGAGATATTGAAGCGTTAATTCATTTAGCTCAAACAACATTTCCTTGGCAATATAACCAAAATTGGTTCCGTCGAAAGTTATGGGATATCAACTTTTTAATCGGACTGCTTCTGAATCGGTTTTTGCCTTTCTTTTTCAGCCCTCCTGCATTTTTGATGATTCAAGATTATCAACTCAGTTATCAAGAAATTTGGCATCAAAACCAACGCACAAACCAACGTTTGTTCATTTTCAGTGTAACGCTATTAGGCATATTATTTGTTCTGGGATTCAGTTTTAACGTCTAA